A single region of the Chryseobacterium culicis genome encodes:
- the yajC gene encoding preprotein translocase subunit YajC: MLTLFLQAAGGSSPMMLIMMGVMFVGFYFLMIRPQMRKQKQEKNFQENLKVGTRVVLTSGLHGRIAQVQDDGFVIETLSGKLKFEKAAVSREMTEARFGDKAKSTDKTEDKKETATEEKK; encoded by the coding sequence ATGTTGACACTATTTTTACAGGCAGCAGGTGGGTCATCACCAATGATGCTGATCATGATGGGGGTGATGTTTGTAGGATTTTATTTCCTGATGATCAGACCTCAGATGAGAAAACAGAAGCAGGAGAAAAACTTTCAGGAAAACCTTAAAGTAGGAACAAGAGTAGTTCTTACATCAGGTCTTCACGGAAGAATTGCTCAGGTTCAGGATGATGGTTTTGTTATCGAAACATTATCCGGAAAACTGAAATTCGAAAAAGCGGCAGTTTCAAGAGAAATGACAGAAGCTCGTTTTGGAGATAAAGCAAAATCTACTGATAAAACAGAAGATAAAAAAGAAACAGCAACTGAAGAAAAAAAATAA
- a CDS encoding DUF1573 domain-containing protein, whose protein sequence is MKKTLSIIALSIIGFGLVSCKKENKETQSTETATTDSAAVAAPVTTDSAAAPVAGEAAAPVSNEPSTSVALSENSFDFGKIKKGDKVEHVYEITNTGKNPLIISEVKPGCGCTAPDFTKEPIMPGKKGKVTLHFDSSSFDGNVQKYADVFANVEKAPIRLTFTANIQP, encoded by the coding sequence ATGAAAAAGACGTTATCAATTATCGCCTTGTCAATTATAGGCTTTGGGTTAGTTTCATGTAAAAAGGAAAACAAAGAAACTCAAAGCACTGAAACTGCAACTACTGATTCTGCAGCTGTTGCGGCTCCGGTAACCACTGATTCTGCGGCAGCACCTGTAGCGGGTGAAGCAGCTGCTCCGGTTTCTAATGAACCATCTACTTCTGTAGCTTTATCTGAAAACAGCTTCGATTTTGGAAAAATCAAAAAAGGTGATAAAGTAGAGCATGTATATGAAATTACCAACACGGGGAAAAACCCATTGATCATTTCTGAAGTGAAGCCAGGATGCGGATGTACGGCGCCAGACTTTACAAAAGAACCGATTATGCCGGGTAAAAAAGGAAAAGTTACTTTGCATTTCGATTCTTCAAGCTTTGACGGAAACGTTCAGAAGTATGCAGATGTTTTTGCAAACGTAGAAAAAGCTCCAATCAGATTAACTTTCACAGCGAACATTCAACCATAA
- a CDS encoding transcription antitermination protein NusB, whose protein sequence is MLGRRQIREKVVQTVYSYYQNPVKFDVLEKNMFAGIEKIYYLYIYQLNFLVALKELAEHQIEIGKNKFLKTDADINPNQKFINNQVLLKLEENPERLFFTGQHKQLKWDMHDDLLVKTFQRITAGKRYQDFMKEEGYSFEEDQKFIGKLFLRYIAENEDFHDYLGDKELSWYDDIHIANSMVQKTIGFLREDEESRTLIKMIKDEEDKTFAAKLLRDTLNNWENNEKKLEERLENWDLERVSLMDKVILSTAIAELDNFAFTPSRVIINEYIEIAKVFATDRSNIFINGILDKYCKDQNRI, encoded by the coding sequence ATGTTAGGAAGACGACAAATCCGTGAAAAAGTAGTACAGACAGTGTATTCTTACTACCAAAATCCTGTAAAATTTGATGTTTTAGAGAAAAACATGTTTGCTGGGATAGAGAAAATCTATTATCTGTACATCTACCAACTCAATTTTTTGGTAGCTCTGAAAGAACTGGCAGAACATCAGATCGAAATTGGTAAGAATAAGTTTCTTAAAACTGATGCTGATATTAATCCTAACCAAAAATTCATCAACAACCAAGTATTGCTTAAACTGGAAGAAAACCCTGAAAGATTATTTTTTACAGGGCAGCATAAGCAGCTGAAATGGGATATGCATGATGATTTATTGGTAAAGACTTTCCAAAGAATTACTGCGGGGAAACGTTATCAGGATTTCATGAAAGAAGAAGGATACTCCTTTGAAGAAGATCAGAAATTTATCGGTAAATTATTTTTGAGATATATTGCTGAGAATGAAGATTTTCATGATTATTTAGGAGATAAAGAACTTTCATGGTATGATGATATCCACATTGCCAATTCAATGGTACAAAAAACGATCGGTTTCCTGAGAGAAGATGAAGAAAGCAGAACTTTGATCAAAATGATTAAAGATGAAGAAGATAAAACATTCGCTGCAAAATTGTTGAGAGATACTCTGAACAACTGGGAAAACAATGAAAAGAAGCTGGAAGAAAGATTGGAAAACTGGGATCTGGAAAGAGTTTCTTTAATGGATAAAGTAATTTTGTCTACAGCCATTGCAGAGCTTGATAACTTTGCTTTTACCCCTTCAAGAGTGATCATTAATGAATATATTGAAATTGCAAAAGTATTTGCTACAGACCGTTCCAATATCTTCATCAATGGTATTTTAGATAAATATTGTAAAGATCAAAATAGAATATAA
- a CDS encoding ABC transporter ATP-binding protein, whose product MKALKTLNPYFWKHKILLFWGVLFIIASNFFNIYKVQFVGKSVDELTKSGNLGFNQQVLIYVGIIVGCSLLTGFFTFMMRQTIIVASRRIEYELKNKIYRHYQDLSLTDYKQTTIGDLMNRLSEDVVAVRMYLGPGVMYVANLIVLVLITAIYMVKTDASMTMWTLLPLPILSYAIYKVSSIINKKSKIMQKSQSAISTFVQDSFSGIRVVKFFAREKYIGKNYGIKVTDYQNKALDLAKTEAYFFTIILFVIGLLNVAVIWIGGAKYIAGELSIGKIADFFMYINTLIFPFSMVGWVTSVNQRAEASMQRINEFMDKKSEIINTNFENYPIKGDIEFRNVSYVYPNTGIKALDNLSFTVKAGESLAIMGKTGSGKSTIALLLCRLIDPSEGEILIDGKNLKDHNLYNYRNFIGYIPQESYLFSDSIENNIGFAIDNPSHEKVVEYANIADVHKNIVEFKDEYKTLVGERGVMLSGGQKQRICIARALIKDPNIIIFDDSLSALDTETEQNILENIDKKISNATSIIITHRESSAQKAHQIINLTEIANSVTA is encoded by the coding sequence ATGAAAGCGCTAAAAACCTTAAACCCTTATTTTTGGAAACACAAAATACTATTGTTTTGGGGGGTACTCTTTATCATCGCCAGTAATTTCTTTAATATATATAAGGTTCAGTTTGTAGGAAAATCTGTAGATGAACTTACTAAAAGTGGGAATCTTGGCTTCAATCAGCAAGTTTTAATTTATGTTGGGATTATTGTAGGATGTTCTCTTTTAACCGGATTCTTCACCTTTATGATGAGGCAGACTATTATTGTTGCCTCCAGAAGAATAGAATACGAGCTTAAAAATAAGATCTACAGACATTATCAGGATTTATCTTTAACAGATTATAAGCAGACTACCATCGGAGATCTGATGAACAGATTGAGTGAAGATGTTGTGGCAGTAAGAATGTACCTTGGTCCCGGAGTGATGTATGTAGCTAATTTGATCGTCCTGGTATTGATTACGGCTATTTATATGGTAAAAACGGATGCTTCTATGACGATGTGGACTTTACTTCCGCTTCCGATTTTATCTTATGCCATTTATAAAGTAAGTTCGATCATTAACAAAAAGTCGAAGATCATGCAGAAAAGCCAGTCTGCGATTTCTACTTTTGTACAGGACAGTTTTTCTGGAATTCGTGTGGTAAAATTTTTCGCGAGAGAAAAATACATTGGGAAAAACTACGGGATAAAAGTCACAGATTATCAAAATAAAGCATTAGATCTTGCCAAAACAGAAGCCTACTTCTTTACTATTATTCTTTTTGTCATCGGATTATTAAACGTAGCGGTTATCTGGATTGGAGGCGCTAAATATATTGCAGGGGAATTGAGTATCGGTAAAATTGCAGATTTCTTCATGTATATCAACACCCTGATTTTCCCTTTCTCTATGGTAGGATGGGTAACTTCCGTCAATCAGAGAGCTGAAGCATCGATGCAGAGGATCAATGAATTCATGGATAAAAAGTCTGAGATTATTAATACCAATTTTGAAAATTATCCTATCAAAGGAGATATAGAATTCAGAAACGTCTCTTATGTATATCCTAATACAGGAATCAAAGCTCTGGATAATTTAAGTTTCACTGTAAAAGCCGGAGAATCATTAGCTATTATGGGCAAAACCGGAAGCGGAAAATCAACGATTGCCTTGCTTTTATGTAGACTGATTGACCCGAGTGAAGGAGAGATTCTGATTGATGGCAAAAATCTGAAAGATCATAATCTGTACAACTACAGAAACTTTATCGGATATATTCCTCAGGAGAGCTATCTATTCTCTGATTCTATCGAAAATAATATTGGTTTTGCCATTGATAATCCTTCTCATGAGAAAGTGGTAGAGTACGCAAATATTGCCGATGTTCACAAAAATATTGTAGAGTTTAAAGATGAATATAAAACACTTGTAGGTGAACGGGGCGTAATGCTTTCCGGGGGACAAAAGCAAAGAATTTGTATCGCAAGAGCCTTAATTAAGGATCCTAATATCATTATTTTTGATGATTCTTTGTCTGCATTAGACACTGAAACGGAGCAGAATATTCTGGAAAATATTGATAAAAAAATCAGTAATGCTACTTCCATAATTATCACACACAGAGAGTCTAGCGCTCAAAAAGCCCATCAAATTATCAACCTTACTGAAATTGCCAATTCTGTAACCGCATAG
- a CDS encoding DUF3276 family protein — protein MSEYKERHENEIFTKVLKAGRRTYFFDVRETKAGDYYLTITESKKNFGENGEATFEKHKIYLYKEDFKSFQEMFNESTDFIINEKGEDVISEKHDKDFKSRSYTIDSDDEV, from the coding sequence ATGAGTGAATACAAGGAACGCCATGAAAATGAGATTTTCACGAAGGTGTTAAAAGCAGGGAGAAGAACTTATTTCTTTGATGTGCGCGAGACGAAAGCAGGAGATTATTATCTTACAATCACTGAGAGTAAGAAGAATTTCGGAGAGAATGGGGAAGCTACATTCGAGAAGCATAAAATTTACCTTTACAAGGAAGATTTTAAGAGTTTTCAGGAGATGTTTAATGAGTCCACAGATTTCATCATTAACGAAAAGGGTGAGGATGTAATTTCAGAAAAACATGACAAAGACTTTAAGAGCAGATCTTATACAATTGATTCTGACGACGAAGTTTAA
- the bshB1 gene encoding bacillithiol biosynthesis deacetylase BshB1, producing the protein MKTDILAFGAHPDDVELGCGGTIAKMVSEGKKCVVVDLTRGELGTRGTDETRNAEAADAAKILGLSARENLGMKDGFLVNSEEYQMRIVKMIRKYRPEIVLANAIDDRHPDHAKGAKLVSDACFLSGLRKIETVLDGDNQEVWRPKHVFHYIQWKDIKPEFVIDISEHLNTKLEACMAYKTQFYDPTSKEPETPITTKDFYESLTYRAQDLGRLSGVTYAEGFTSEKLISLKNFDGIVW; encoded by the coding sequence ATGAAAACTGATATACTTGCTTTTGGCGCCCATCCTGATGATGTAGAACTTGGATGTGGAGGAACTATTGCTAAAATGGTTTCTGAAGGAAAAAAATGTGTGGTTGTAGATCTTACGAGAGGAGAATTGGGAACAAGGGGAACTGATGAAACCAGAAATGCAGAAGCGGCTGATGCTGCTAAAATCTTAGGGCTTTCCGCCAGAGAGAATCTGGGAATGAAAGATGGTTTTTTGGTAAATTCTGAAGAGTACCAAATGAGGATCGTAAAAATGATTCGTAAATACAGACCAGAAATCGTGTTGGCCAACGCAATTGATGATAGACATCCAGACCATGCAAAAGGAGCGAAATTAGTGTCGGATGCGTGCTTTTTGTCCGGGCTGAGAAAAATTGAAACCGTATTGGATGGAGACAATCAGGAAGTATGGAGACCTAAACATGTTTTTCACTATATCCAATGGAAAGATATCAAACCGGAATTTGTAATTGACATTTCAGAACATCTTAATACAAAATTAGAAGCTTGCATGGCCTACAAAACTCAGTTTTATGACCCGACTTCTAAAGAGCCTGAGACTCCTATTACGACAAAAGACTTTTATGAGAGCTTAACATACCGAGCGCAGGATTTAGGCCGATTATCGGGAGTTACTTATGCTGAGGGCTTTACGTCTGAGAAATTAATTTCTTTGAAAAATTTTGACGGAATTGTTTGGTAG
- a CDS encoding tetratricopeptide repeat protein codes for MKDIMNMNVKKIAFGAAVVFFTGFASAQTLQDGINSIDSDKFAQAKTNFTEMIAKEPTADNYFYLGNTFLRQGEPDYAKATENFNKGLAADNKSYLNKIGLAAVKLGKGDKNAIAEIQKVVTDSREKDAEVLFRAAEALTLFEKNSSPDLAIQFLTKAIEKAQKKGVPAHYYYTLGDAYRLKRMPGEAMSAYDKALPSAKNKASVYTRMATLWMAAQQWQQAKQNIDKAIGVDATYAPAYKALAGYDIRYQQNAKATQDLINYTKYADEDPYTQLEIAKLYFTNEDYANSKTVLDKIFDKIDDPIKFKLRAYQAYADKNYTDAKQNMDTFVSQAEKTRVQPADQGLQGLIAAGLAKDEKDAAKKTALMTEAQQKVAIAKAAKDETMKWDLELANIAGGGGVSQSEVDKGPTNPAIEALKQQVAANNQDSDALFKLATAYQDIKNWNGAILTWQKMSALLPDWAPAYYSQGYSYQQAGNNDAAKLAYEKFISTVKPADQEANKQTLAYAYFAVAYMSKDSDAAKAKDYVAKSLQLDPTYQDAVKLNAEINK; via the coding sequence ATGAAAGATATAATGAATATGAATGTAAAGAAGATTGCTTTTGGAGCAGCCGTGGTATTTTTTACCGGTTTTGCCTCTGCACAGACATTGCAGGATGGTATTAACAGTATAGACAGTGATAAATTTGCGCAGGCAAAAACAAATTTCACTGAAATGATCGCTAAAGAGCCTACAGCTGATAACTACTTCTATTTAGGAAATACTTTCTTAAGACAAGGAGAGCCAGACTATGCTAAAGCAACTGAAAATTTCAACAAAGGTTTAGCTGCTGACAATAAAAGCTATCTAAACAAAATTGGTTTAGCTGCTGTTAAATTAGGTAAAGGAGATAAAAATGCCATTGCTGAAATTCAAAAAGTAGTTACTGATTCAAGAGAAAAAGATGCTGAAGTGCTGTTCAGAGCGGCAGAAGCTTTAACTTTATTTGAAAAAAACAGTTCACCAGATCTAGCTATCCAGTTTTTGACTAAAGCGATTGAGAAAGCTCAGAAAAAAGGTGTTCCTGCACACTATTACTATACATTAGGAGATGCTTACAGATTAAAGAGAATGCCGGGAGAGGCTATGTCTGCTTATGATAAAGCATTACCTAGTGCTAAAAATAAAGCTTCCGTTTATACAAGAATGGCAACTTTATGGATGGCAGCACAACAATGGCAGCAAGCTAAACAAAACATTGATAAAGCTATTGGTGTAGATGCTACTTATGCTCCTGCATATAAGGCATTGGCTGGTTATGATATCAGATACCAACAAAATGCAAAAGCAACACAGGATCTTATCAACTATACAAAATATGCTGACGAAGATCCATATACTCAATTAGAAATTGCTAAGTTATACTTCACGAATGAAGATTATGCAAACTCTAAAACGGTATTGGATAAAATCTTTGATAAAATCGATGATCCTATTAAGTTCAAATTAAGAGCTTACCAGGCGTATGCAGATAAAAACTATACTGATGCTAAGCAGAATATGGATACTTTCGTTTCTCAGGCTGAAAAAACAAGAGTACAGCCTGCTGACCAAGGTTTACAAGGACTTATCGCTGCAGGTTTAGCAAAAGATGAAAAGGATGCTGCTAAAAAAACAGCTTTAATGACGGAAGCTCAGCAGAAAGTTGCTATTGCAAAAGCTGCTAAAGATGAGACCATGAAATGGGATCTGGAATTAGCTAACATCGCAGGTGGCGGTGGTGTGTCTCAATCAGAAGTTGATAAAGGACCTACTAACCCTGCAATTGAAGCATTGAAACAGCAGGTGGCGGCAAACAACCAGGATTCTGATGCTCTATTTAAATTAGCAACAGCTTACCAGGATATTAAAAACTGGAACGGAGCAATTCTTACATGGCAAAAAATGTCAGCTCTTCTTCCTGATTGGGCTCCTGCATATTACAGCCAGGGGTATTCTTACCAGCAAGCTGGAAACAATGATGCGGCAAAATTGGCTTATGAAAAATTCATCAGTACAGTAAAACCAGCTGATCAGGAGGCTAACAAGCAGACTCTTGCTTACGCTTACTTTGCGGTAGCTTATATGAGCAAAGATTCTGATGCGGCAAAAGCAAAAGATTATGTAGCTAAGTCTTTACAGCTAGATCCTACTTATCAGGATGCTGTAAAATTAAATGCAGAAATCAATAAGTAA
- a CDS encoding PstS family phosphate ABC transporter substrate-binding protein has translation MKNSFKLAVVFALSIMLAGCKKEKNAPSYHKGDLTIFTDESFQSVTEALAEGYMINYPDTHIKVETKKEDLGLLDLLKGSAKAVVMSRNLTPEEIKTYEERTDLKFLPSKFAADAVVFVVPKDSPKESISMEEINSGLVSDKKEFIFDGTNSSNLNFVAEKLKKQPKDLKFSIIPGNQQIIEELGKYPNKIGVVGLNTFSRPYDKTSERLRDMVKVLPVVEKGKSYTADFEGLRTMEYPFTRVLYFLINEGNFNIANGFIRFSCTHLGQKIVQKEGLQPYNIYKREVQMR, from the coding sequence ATGAAGAATAGTTTTAAGCTTGCAGTAGTTTTTGCTTTAAGCATAATGCTTGCAGGCTGCAAAAAGGAGAAAAACGCTCCTTCCTATCACAAAGGTGATCTTACAATTTTCACTGACGAATCTTTTCAAAGCGTTACAGAGGCATTAGCTGAGGGCTATATGATCAACTATCCTGACACCCACATCAAAGTAGAAACCAAGAAAGAAGATTTAGGACTTCTTGATCTTCTTAAGGGAAGTGCTAAAGCAGTGGTAATGTCCAGAAATCTTACCCCAGAAGAAATAAAAACATATGAGGAAAGAACAGACTTGAAGTTTCTTCCTTCCAAATTTGCTGCAGATGCAGTCGTATTTGTGGTTCCTAAAGATTCTCCTAAAGAAAGTATTTCCATGGAGGAAATCAACAGTGGGCTGGTATCTGATAAAAAAGAATTTATCTTCGATGGAACCAATTCAAGTAATCTGAATTTTGTTGCAGAAAAACTTAAAAAACAACCAAAAGACCTTAAATTTTCCATTATTCCGGGAAATCAACAGATTATCGAGGAATTAGGAAAATATCCGAACAAAATTGGCGTTGTTGGACTTAACACTTTTAGCCGTCCTTATGATAAAACTTCAGAAAGGTTGAGAGATATGGTGAAAGTTCTTCCTGTGGTTGAGAAAGGAAAATCATACACAGCAGATTTCGAGGGGCTTCGTACCATGGAATATCCGTTTACAAGAGTACTTTATTTCCTTATTAACGAAGGCAATTTTAATATTGCTAATGGATTTATCAGGTTTTCATGTACCCATTTAGGCCAAAAGATTGTACAGAAAGAAGGTCTGCAGCCTTATAACATCTATAAGAGAGAGGTACAAATGCGTTAA
- a CDS encoding DUF308 domain-containing protein: MMFNWLSLVTGLFYIVLGIVVIVYKFFFTNLEPAIAYPLGVLLVIYGIFRIYRAISRIKKSRNEE; encoded by the coding sequence ATGATGTTCAATTGGTTATCCCTGGTTACGGGATTGTTTTATATCGTTTTAGGAATTGTAGTGATTGTCTACAAATTCTTCTTTACTAATTTAGAACCTGCTATTGCTTATCCATTAGGAGTATTGCTGGTTATTTATGGTATTTTCAGAATTTACAGGGCGATCTCAAGAATTAAAAAATCGAGAAATGAAGAATAG
- a CDS encoding energy transducer TonB, translating to MADENVYGQNLTLDEIVFENRNKEYGAYDIRHQYPRLLTKSFIIGTALFLLAALSPFIYLTIKNLTAPPKQEVKADLVDIIEEEPIIEQPKDEEPPPPPPPKEEEKIEVIQNVVPEPVKAPKIETPPPPISKQLETTTGLNNQEGVKAPAYTPPPPPPSTGTKASTAEVKANNPNEIYKDVDQSAEYPGGMGALRKFLGDNFDTSLMEGGEGTLKTKLKFVVEKDGTVSNVTIEEKSPNGDFNSEAMRVVKKLKKWTPAKRNGESVRSYYSVPFTMNFE from the coding sequence ATGGCAGATGAAAATGTATACGGTCAGAATCTTACTTTAGACGAGATCGTATTTGAAAATAGAAACAAGGAATATGGTGCCTACGATATTAGACATCAGTATCCGAGACTTTTAACAAAGTCTTTTATCATCGGAACAGCTTTATTCCTTTTGGCAGCTTTGTCTCCGTTCATCTATCTTACGATTAAAAATCTTACAGCTCCGCCTAAGCAAGAAGTAAAGGCAGACCTTGTAGATATTATCGAAGAAGAACCAATTATCGAGCAGCCTAAAGACGAAGAACCACCACCTCCTCCTCCTCCAAAAGAAGAAGAGAAAATTGAGGTGATTCAGAACGTAGTTCCTGAGCCTGTAAAAGCTCCGAAAATTGAAACTCCACCACCACCGATTTCTAAGCAGTTGGAAACTACAACTGGTTTGAACAATCAGGAGGGGGTAAAGGCTCCAGCTTATACGCCGCCGCCACCGCCACCATCTACAGGTACTAAAGCTAGTACAGCAGAGGTAAAAGCAAATAATCCTAACGAGATCTATAAAGATGTTGACCAGTCTGCAGAATATCCTGGAGGTATGGGAGCATTAAGAAAATTCTTAGGAGATAACTTTGATACTTCTCTAATGGAAGGAGGTGAAGGGACGCTTAAAACTAAGCTTAAGTTCGTTGTAGAAAAAGACGGAACTGTTTCAAATGTTACTATTGAAGAGAAATCTCCAAATGGCGACTTTAACAGTGAAGCTATGCGTGTAGTTAAGAAACTTAAAAAATGGACTCCTGCGAAGAGAAACGGGGAGAGCGTTAGATCTTACTATAGTGTACCATTTACTATGAACTTTGAATAA
- a CDS encoding ExbD/TolR family protein → MAEVQVQEKGGKGGKVRSKKQNTRVDMTPMVDLGFLLITFFMFTTTFSKPNVMDLGLPAKPKDEKQKPPPTEIKLSNSISILLGKNNRVFWHQQDATSLNDQTLMETTLDREGIRKVIQQAKSRAADQTKFTVIIKPTDDAIYKNFVDILDEMAITKSEQYGVTDIKPWEKAIYEKKVGGAAAPAATK, encoded by the coding sequence ATGGCAGAAGTACAAGTACAAGAAAAAGGCGGCAAGGGCGGCAAGGTCCGTTCCAAGAAGCAAAACACCAGAGTCGATATGACTCCGATGGTGGACTTGGGTTTTCTATTGATTACCTTCTTTATGTTCACAACTACGTTCAGCAAACCGAACGTTATGGATTTGGGTCTTCCGGCTAAACCGAAAGATGAAAAACAAAAACCACCTCCAACAGAAATTAAACTTTCTAACTCAATTTCTATTTTATTAGGAAAAAACAATAGAGTTTTTTGGCACCAGCAGGATGCTACATCCTTGAATGACCAAACTCTTATGGAAACTACTCTTGATAGAGAAGGAATTAGAAAAGTAATTCAGCAGGCAAAATCTAGAGCTGCAGATCAAACGAAATTTACCGTGATCATCAAGCCAACTGACGATGCTATATATAAGAACTTTGTTGATATTCTTGACGAAATGGCAATTACCAAAAGTGAGCAGTACGGGGTTACTGATATCAAGCCTTGGGAAAAAGCTATTTATGAGAAGAAAGTAGGAGGTGCTGCTGCACCGGCTGCTACAAAGTAA
- a CDS encoding ExbD/TolR family protein, protein MARVKPKRHGVVTDMTAMCDVAFLLLTFFILTTQFKKPDVEQIKPPSSISEKLLPDASLMTINATPDGKFYFQPVENASERIALLDKMGQKYGITFDNNQKAAFQKVQAIGVPMNQLKGYLDMPADEQKNYRSPSGIPMDSTNKQLIDWVKESLSVNPDYKLAIKGDVTTQYPKVKSLFEGLRDIDFLKFWLITSQEGKPNE, encoded by the coding sequence ATGGCGAGAGTCAAACCTAAAAGACATGGAGTCGTAACGGACATGACCGCAATGTGTGACGTTGCGTTCCTACTTCTTACGTTCTTTATCTTGACCACTCAGTTTAAAAAACCTGACGTGGAGCAGATCAAACCGCCATCTTCAATTTCGGAAAAATTGCTTCCTGATGCTAGTTTAATGACTATCAACGCTACTCCGGACGGAAAATTCTATTTCCAGCCAGTAGAAAATGCATCAGAAAGAATTGCTCTTTTGGATAAAATGGGACAAAAGTATGGTATTACTTTTGACAACAACCAAAAAGCTGCTTTCCAGAAAGTTCAGGCAATTGGAGTTCCAATGAACCAGCTTAAAGGGTACTTGGATATGCCTGCAGATGAGCAGAAAAATTATAGAAGTCCATCAGGAATTCCTATGGACAGTACAAATAAGCAATTAATTGATTGGGTAAAAGAAAGTTTGAGCGTTAACCCTGACTACAAGTTAGCTATTAAAGGTGACGTTACAACTCAATACCCTAAAGTGAAAAGCTTATTTGAAGGTTTAAGAGATATTGATTTTCTTAAATTTTGGTTGATTACATCACAAGAAGGTAAACCTAACGAATAA
- a CDS encoding MotA/TolQ/ExbB proton channel family protein: MEMNVSKNDEQVVARKAGGLNPAVIIPILFAIGVCIYLFVLGSPGNFKDADKLGSGSVAFSSVEGKDIHPESFLGIIYKGGVIVPILITFMITVIVFSFERYFVLGKAAGKGNLDNFVVQVRSLLNQNKIDEAIEECDRQQGSVGNVVKEGLTTYKALSHDTTLNKEQKMVALNKAIEEATTLEMPMLEKNMMILSTLGTVATLIALLGTVIGMIKAFFALGSGGGTPDAAALSTGISEALINTALGIGTSAIAIILYNFFTSKIDGLTYKIDEISMSIQQSFAEFN, encoded by the coding sequence ATGGAAATGAATGTTTCAAAAAATGATGAGCAAGTAGTTGCTAGAAAGGCAGGAGGTTTAAATCCAGCTGTTATTATTCCTATTCTATTTGCTATAGGAGTATGTATTTATTTATTCGTTCTTGGTAGCCCAGGAAACTTTAAAGATGCAGATAAACTAGGAAGTGGTTCTGTAGCTTTTTCAAGTGTTGAAGGAAAAGACATTCACCCAGAATCGTTTTTAGGTATTATCTACAAAGGAGGGGTTATCGTACCAATCTTGATTACTTTCATGATTACTGTAATCGTTTTCTCTTTTGAAAGATATTTCGTTCTTGGTAAAGCGGCTGGAAAAGGAAACTTAGACAACTTCGTTGTTCAAGTAAGAAGCTTACTAAACCAAAACAAAATTGACGAAGCTATCGAAGAGTGTGACAGACAACAAGGTTCTGTTGGTAACGTAGTAAAAGAAGGTCTTACTACTTACAAAGCACTTTCTCACGATACTACATTAAATAAAGAGCAGAAAATGGTAGCTCTTAACAAAGCTATCGAAGAAGCTACTACTCTTGAGATGCCAATGCTTGAGAAAAACATGATGATCCTTTCTACTTTAGGTACTGTTGCAACGCTAATCGCACTTCTTGGTACTGTAATCGGGATGATCAAAGCGTTCTTTGCATTAGGTTCAGGAGGTGGTACTCCGGATGCTGCTGCTCTATCTACAGGTATCTCTGAAGCCTTGATCAACACGGCATTAGGTATTGGTACTTCAGCAATCGCTATTATCCTTTATAACTTCTTTACATCTAAAATTGATGGATTAACTTACAAGATCGACGAGATCTCTATGAGTATCCAACAATCTTTCGCTGAATTCAACTAA